A window of Micrococcus endophyticus contains these coding sequences:
- the trpD gene encoding anthranilate phosphoribosyltransferase: protein MSIPNTTAAAPETTWPDVFRALTFGEDLSDEAAAWAMGEMMAGDATEGQVGGFLLALAAKGVTVPELRGLTEAMVQAARPVQVTGETLDIVGTGGDRLGTVNLSTMSSLVAAGAGARIVKHGNRGASSTAGAADVIEALGVDLSMPREKAEECAEAVGITFLFAQNYHPSMKYVAPVRKQLGVPTVFNFLGPLSNPAQVSAQALGCSSEVMVPLLARVLADRGVRGFVFRGSDGRDKITTSGPSTVIEVRHEVTAHELDPRDFGIELAPVEALAGRDGAYNATLVHALLAGEKGPIRDAVLLNAATGLTAWDTEAQGPLADRLAANMARAAESLDSGAARDVLDRWVAFSRS from the coding sequence GTGAGCATCCCGAACACCACCGCAGCAGCCCCTGAGACCACGTGGCCGGACGTGTTCCGCGCCCTGACCTTCGGCGAGGACCTCTCGGACGAGGCCGCGGCGTGGGCGATGGGGGAGATGATGGCCGGCGACGCGACCGAGGGCCAGGTGGGCGGCTTCCTGCTGGCCCTGGCCGCCAAGGGCGTGACCGTCCCGGAGCTGCGCGGCCTCACCGAGGCGATGGTGCAGGCGGCGCGTCCGGTGCAGGTGACGGGGGAGACCCTCGACATCGTCGGCACGGGCGGCGACCGGCTCGGCACCGTCAACCTGTCCACCATGTCCTCGCTGGTCGCGGCCGGCGCCGGTGCGCGGATCGTCAAGCACGGCAACCGCGGCGCCTCGTCCACCGCGGGCGCGGCCGACGTCATCGAGGCCCTGGGCGTGGACCTGTCCATGCCGCGCGAGAAGGCCGAGGAGTGCGCCGAGGCGGTCGGCATCACCTTCCTCTTCGCCCAGAACTACCACCCGTCGATGAAGTACGTGGCCCCCGTGCGCAAGCAGCTCGGCGTGCCCACCGTCTTCAACTTCCTGGGCCCGCTCAGCAACCCCGCCCAGGTCTCCGCCCAGGCGCTCGGCTGCTCGAGCGAGGTCATGGTGCCCCTGCTGGCCCGGGTCCTCGCCGACCGCGGCGTCCGCGGCTTCGTCTTCCGCGGCTCGGACGGCCGGGACAAGATCACCACCTCGGGCCCCTCCACCGTCATCGAGGTCCGTCACGAGGTGACCGCCCACGAGCTCGACCCGCGCGACTTCGGCATCGAGCTGGCCCCCGTGGAGGCGCTCGCCGGCCGGGACGGCGCCTACAACGCCACCCTCGTCCATGCCCTGCTGGCGGGGGAGAAGGGGCCGATCCGCGACGCCGTCCTGCTGAACGCCGCCACCGGCCTCACCGCGTGGGACACCGAGGCCCAGGGTCCGCTGGCGGACCGGCTCGCCGCGAACATGGCCCGCGCGGCGGAGTCGCTGGACTCCGGCGCCGCCCGCGACGTCCTCGACCGCTGGGTCGCGTTCTCCCGCTCCTGA